A genomic segment from Yimella sp. cx-51 encodes:
- a CDS encoding HD-GYP domain-containing protein, translating into MITRGVLSTLVVIQLIAMTMVATHWSSALDSAGWRLGVMLLALALSVPLHLRLPSGLDASPVAPSIALAMALTALPTSSNAWLNTALVVIAVTAGTLLGHVVGRLLRQPPADVAQVATRILSVAAAAVLYRNVPFVDGRSAASMVPAWENSGWRIALAMTACGAAAIVLDVMLLVLRTAPQGRLRETITHRGAEVGPVWLAVLGVAVGMALGFGPLDLWSVPIMAMPLLLMRTALRRQAAVVQVRRDTISALSRLPERTGFITEGHSLRVRMLGMRIGQQLMLTDREMRDLENAALLHDLGQLGLIEPIPNGATSDAAPTDQLAIAAAGAEVVRNIASLERVASIIEHQPTPYRNVREFGEELSVECRILKVCNAYDDLTLGRGELHTAAMERISLGMGYEYDPDVVDLLNNLPQLPPVR; encoded by the coding sequence ATGATCACACGAGGGGTGCTCAGCACCCTCGTGGTCATCCAGCTCATCGCGATGACAATGGTCGCGACGCACTGGTCCAGCGCACTGGACAGCGCCGGCTGGCGGCTGGGCGTGATGCTCCTCGCCCTTGCTCTCAGCGTTCCGTTACACCTTCGGCTCCCCAGCGGTCTTGACGCCTCGCCCGTCGCGCCGTCCATTGCGCTGGCCATGGCACTCACGGCGCTGCCGACTTCATCGAACGCCTGGCTCAACACCGCCCTGGTCGTGATCGCGGTGACCGCTGGTACCTTGCTGGGCCACGTCGTGGGGCGACTCCTGCGGCAACCACCGGCAGATGTCGCCCAAGTGGCCACTCGGATCCTGAGCGTCGCCGCAGCCGCTGTCCTCTATCGCAACGTGCCCTTCGTGGACGGTCGATCCGCCGCCTCGATGGTGCCGGCATGGGAGAACTCGGGTTGGCGCATCGCGCTGGCGATGACTGCCTGCGGTGCTGCCGCGATCGTGCTCGACGTCATGTTGCTGGTGTTGCGCACGGCACCGCAGGGCCGGTTGCGCGAGACGATCACCCACCGCGGGGCGGAGGTCGGGCCGGTGTGGCTGGCCGTGCTGGGGGTGGCCGTCGGGATGGCTCTCGGGTTCGGCCCGCTCGATCTGTGGTCGGTGCCGATCATGGCTATGCCGCTGCTGCTGATGCGCACCGCGCTGCGGCGGCAGGCTGCCGTCGTACAGGTGCGCCGCGACACGATCTCGGCACTCTCACGCCTCCCGGAGCGCACCGGCTTCATCACCGAGGGCCACAGCCTGAGGGTGCGGATGCTCGGCATGCGCATCGGCCAACAACTCATGCTCACGGATCGGGAGATGCGCGATCTGGAGAACGCCGCGCTCCTGCATGACCTGGGACAGCTCGGGCTCATCGAGCCCATCCCCAACGGCGCGACCAGCGACGCGGCGCCCACCGATCAGCTCGCCATCGCCGCAGCCGGCGCCGAGGTGGTGCGCAACATCGCCAGTCTCGAACGCGTCGCCTCGATCATCGAGCACCAACCGACGCCTTATCGAAATGTTCGGGAGTTCGGTGAGGAGCTCTCGGTCGAATGCCGCATTCTCAAGGTCTGCAACGCCTACGACGATCTGACCCTCGGTCGGGGCGAGCTGCACACCGCAGCCATGGAGCGCATCTCGCTCGGCATGGGATACGAGTACGACCCGGATGTCGTCGACCTGTTGAACAACCTCCCGCAGCTACCACCCGTCCGGTGA
- the rsgA gene encoding ribosome small subunit-dependent GTPase A yields MGRRYDYDESRIGVRPNPKGNRPRTKDRPAHADAVIGMVTGVDRGRWTCLVEGQPVVAMRARELRRSPIVPGDRVGLVGDTSGADGSLARIVRIEERSTFLRRTADDTDPVERVLVANADQLAIVTALADPEPRPRMVDRCLVAAYDAGMHPLLVLTKSDLADPQEFLKSYAGLELSYVVTQVRDDGMIEGLGELHSALADRMTVLVGHSGVGKSTLVNVLVPGTDRAVGHVNAVTGRGRHTSTSAVALELPDGGWVIDTPGVRSFGLAHVDPDSFIDHFPELAAGTDDCPRGCTHDDEYCALDAWVDAGHAGTSGRARLESLRRLLRSRLGTEED; encoded by the coding sequence ATGGGTCGGCGCTACGACTACGACGAGTCACGGATCGGGGTGCGCCCCAACCCCAAGGGCAACCGCCCCCGCACCAAGGACCGCCCTGCGCACGCCGACGCCGTGATCGGCATGGTCACGGGGGTCGACCGGGGGCGCTGGACCTGCCTGGTCGAAGGGCAGCCCGTGGTCGCCATGCGGGCCCGCGAGTTGCGTCGCAGCCCGATCGTGCCGGGCGATCGGGTCGGTCTGGTCGGTGACACCTCCGGCGCCGACGGATCCTTGGCCAGGATCGTCCGGATCGAGGAGCGGTCCACGTTCCTGCGGCGTACTGCCGATGACACCGACCCGGTGGAGCGCGTGCTGGTGGCCAACGCCGACCAACTCGCGATCGTCACCGCCCTGGCCGATCCCGAACCTCGTCCGCGGATGGTTGACCGCTGCCTCGTCGCGGCTTATGACGCCGGGATGCACCCCCTGCTCGTGCTCACCAAATCTGACCTCGCCGACCCGCAAGAATTCCTGAAGTCGTATGCCGGACTTGAGCTTTCGTACGTCGTGACGCAGGTGCGCGACGACGGAATGATCGAGGGCCTGGGCGAACTGCACTCCGCGTTGGCCGACCGCATGACTGTGCTGGTCGGTCATTCCGGGGTGGGGAAATCAACCCTGGTCAACGTTCTCGTGCCCGGCACCGATCGTGCCGTCGGCCATGTCAACGCCGTCACCGGGCGAGGACGTCACACCTCCACCTCCGCGGTCGCGCTCGAGCTACCGGACGGAGGCTGGGTGATCGACACCCCCGGCGTCCGCTCCTTCGGCCTGGCCCACGTCGATCCCGACTCGTTCATCGACCACTTCCCCGAGCTCGCAGCCGGCACCGACGACTGCCCGCGCGGGTGCACCCACGACGACGAGTACTGCGCACTGGACGCCTGGGTCGACGCCGGGCATGCCGGCACCTCGGGCCGCGCTCGCCTCGAATCACTGCGACGTCTGTTGCGCTCAAGGCTGGGCACCGAGGAGGACTGA
- the sodN gene encoding superoxide dismutase, Ni has translation MNFLRRFIAPAVEVSAHCDLPCGVYDPAQARIEAESIKAIDKKVADSDDPDFRIRAMIIKEQRSHLVKEHLWVLWTDYFKPPHFEKYPNLHTLINEATKLAGAAGTKGSFDESVADDLLGKIAEIDKIFKETKQA, from the coding sequence ATGAACTTCCTGCGCCGCTTCATCGCCCCGGCCGTCGAGGTCAGCGCCCACTGCGACCTGCCCTGCGGTGTGTACGACCCCGCCCAGGCTCGCATCGAGGCCGAGTCGATCAAGGCCATCGACAAGAAGGTCGCCGACAGCGACGACCCCGACTTCCGCATCCGCGCGATGATCATCAAGGAACAGCGCTCGCACCTGGTCAAGGAGCACCTGTGGGTGCTGTGGACCGACTACTTCAAGCCGCCGCACTTCGAGAAGTACCCCAACCTGCACACGCTGATCAACGAGGCCACCAAGCTGGCCGGAGCGGCGGGCACGAAGGGCTCCTTCGACGAGTCGGTCGCCGACGACCTGCTGGGCAAGATCGCCGAGATCGACAAGATCTTCAAGGAGACCAAGCAGGCCTGA
- a CDS encoding SOS response-associated peptidase, giving the protein MCGRYAVSFSPDDITDEFDVEDDRMAEHARSILVRPQDPPAGTPDWNVAPTKQAPVVLTRVPKDDKNDPDASAVRQLRLLTWGLVPSWAKDTKVGLRMINARAETLLEKGAFAKAAISRRCLVPADGWYEWQVSPTSTDAKGKPRKQPFFIRRGDGGACAFAGVYEFWRDQSKATDDPDAWLTTYAIITTAAEPGLDRIHDRQPVVIDREHFAAWLDPAMTDPDEVRALLHTGVGGRFEAWPVSAAVGSGRNNGEQLTLPIGQHQLHGVVDPATGEIIGE; this is encoded by the coding sequence ATGTGTGGTCGATACGCTGTGAGTTTCAGCCCAGACGACATCACCGACGAGTTCGATGTCGAGGACGATCGGATGGCCGAGCATGCGCGCTCGATCCTGGTGCGCCCCCAGGATCCACCGGCCGGAACGCCCGACTGGAATGTCGCGCCGACCAAGCAGGCGCCCGTGGTGCTGACCCGCGTGCCCAAGGACGACAAGAACGATCCCGACGCGAGTGCGGTGCGGCAGTTGCGACTCCTGACCTGGGGTCTGGTGCCCTCCTGGGCCAAGGACACCAAGGTCGGCCTGCGGATGATCAATGCCCGGGCCGAGACGCTGCTGGAGAAGGGCGCTTTCGCCAAGGCTGCGATCAGCCGGCGTTGTCTGGTGCCGGCTGACGGCTGGTACGAGTGGCAGGTGAGCCCGACGTCCACTGATGCCAAGGGCAAGCCGCGTAAGCAACCCTTTTTCATCCGTCGGGGTGACGGCGGCGCGTGCGCCTTCGCCGGTGTCTATGAGTTCTGGCGCGATCAGTCGAAGGCGACCGACGACCCGGACGCCTGGCTAACCACCTACGCCATCATCACCACCGCAGCCGAGCCCGGCCTCGACCGGATCCACGACCGGCAACCGGTGGTGATCGACCGCGAGCACTTCGCCGCGTGGCTCGATCCGGCGATGACCGACCCGGACGAGGTGCGGGCATTGCTCCACACGGGTGTTGGAGGGCGTTTCGAAGCGTGGCCGGTGTCGGCGGCGGTGGGTTCGGGTCGCAACAACGGCGAACAGTTGACGCTGCCGATCGGACAGCACCAGTTGCACGGGGTCGTCGATCCGGCCACCGGCGAGATCATCGGAGAATGA
- the aroA gene encoding 3-phosphoshikimate 1-carboxyvinyltransferase: MDSHSSTGDWPAPLATGPLQATVDVPGSKSLTNRYAVLAALATDISRLHRPLVSRDTTLMLHALRSLGTGITEEELDGAPSWLVDPQGMHGPAEIDCGLAGTVMRFLPPVAALADGAVRFDGDPHARKRPMAPVLGALRDLGVQITTDGHEGLPFVVHGTGAVRGGKVVIDASGSSQFVSALLLTGARFDDGVTVVHDGKPLPSLPHIAMTVEVLRDAGVMVDDADANTWRVEPSEISALEVEVEPDLSNAAPFLAAALVTGGTVRVPGWPQSTTQAGDALRDILDGMGADVSLDRGGLTVTGTGEISGVDLDLHDVGELTPVVAALAALADSPSALRGIAHLRGHETDRLAALTHEMNGLGGQVTETDDGLLIRPTTLSGGTFHTYGDHRMVMAAAVLGLRVPGVLIEDVATVGKTMPTFTAMWRSMLGQD, translated from the coding sequence ATGGATTCTCACAGTTCGACCGGCGACTGGCCGGCACCACTTGCGACCGGCCCCCTCCAGGCGACCGTTGATGTTCCGGGCTCCAAGAGCCTGACCAACCGATACGCGGTGCTCGCCGCGCTCGCCACTGACATCTCCCGCCTGCACCGGCCGCTGGTGTCCCGAGACACCACCTTGATGTTGCACGCGTTGCGCTCGCTGGGCACCGGCATCACCGAGGAGGAGTTGGACGGCGCGCCCAGCTGGCTGGTCGATCCGCAAGGAATGCATGGGCCCGCCGAGATCGACTGCGGGCTCGCGGGCACGGTCATGCGTTTCCTCCCCCCGGTCGCAGCCCTCGCCGACGGAGCCGTGCGCTTCGACGGCGACCCGCACGCCCGCAAACGTCCGATGGCCCCTGTGCTCGGCGCGCTGCGCGACCTCGGCGTACAGATCACGACCGACGGCCATGAGGGCCTTCCTTTCGTGGTGCACGGCACGGGTGCAGTGCGCGGCGGCAAGGTGGTGATCGACGCCTCCGGTTCGTCACAGTTCGTTTCAGCACTGCTGCTCACCGGCGCCCGCTTCGACGACGGCGTCACCGTCGTCCACGACGGCAAACCTCTGCCCTCCCTGCCGCACATCGCCATGACGGTCGAAGTACTGCGGGACGCCGGAGTGATGGTCGACGACGCCGACGCCAACACCTGGCGGGTTGAGCCCTCCGAGATCTCCGCGCTCGAAGTCGAGGTAGAGCCCGACCTGTCCAATGCCGCACCCTTCCTCGCAGCTGCACTGGTCACCGGTGGCACGGTGCGGGTGCCCGGCTGGCCGCAGTCGACCACGCAGGCGGGCGACGCACTCCGCGACATCCTCGACGGGATGGGCGCGGATGTCAGCCTCGACCGCGGCGGTCTCACGGTCACCGGCACCGGCGAGATCTCCGGAGTCGACCTCGACCTGCACGATGTCGGAGAGCTCACTCCGGTCGTGGCCGCCCTGGCGGCGCTTGCGGATTCGCCCAGTGCGTTGCGCGGCATCGCGCACTTGCGCGGACACGAGACCGATCGTCTTGCTGCCCTGACCCATGAGATGAACGGTCTGGGCGGCCAGGTCACCGAGACCGACGACGGCCTGCTCATCCGGCCGACGACGCTTTCGGGCGGCACCTTCCACACCTACGGTGACCACCGCATGGTGATGGCTGCCGCCGTTCTCGGCCTGCGCGTGCCGGGTGTGCTGATCGAGGACGTCGCCACCGTCGGCAAGACCATGCCGACCTTCACGGCGATGTGGCGATCGATGCTGGGCCAGGATTGA
- a CDS encoding amino acid ABC transporter ATP-binding protein: MSTHPHRAAGTELVRALNVTKRFGDNEVLKGIDLNVSQGEVVCLLGPSGSGKTTFLRCINQLETIQGGRIWVDGDLMGYEDRGGTLHRLHDKKIAGQRREIGMVFQRFNLFPHMTALENVAEAPVHVKGVGKKQARDQALALLERVGLGDRCNHYPAQLSGGQQQRVAIARALAMEPKLMLFDEPTSALDPELVGEVLEVMRELAEGGMTMIVVTHEIAFARDVADRVVFMDGGVVVEQGPPREVIARPQHERTRTFLRRILAEQPEDATPSPDAPNLTKS, from the coding sequence GTGAGCACGCATCCGCACCGCGCGGCCGGCACCGAACTGGTGCGTGCCCTCAATGTCACCAAGCGCTTCGGCGACAACGAAGTACTCAAGGGCATTGACCTTAACGTCTCCCAAGGCGAGGTCGTCTGCCTGCTCGGACCCTCCGGCTCGGGCAAGACCACCTTCCTGCGCTGCATCAACCAGTTGGAGACCATCCAGGGCGGACGCATCTGGGTGGACGGCGATCTGATGGGCTACGAGGATCGCGGTGGCACGCTGCACCGCCTGCACGACAAGAAGATCGCCGGTCAGCGCCGCGAGATCGGCATGGTCTTCCAGCGGTTCAACCTCTTCCCGCACATGACCGCCCTGGAGAACGTCGCCGAGGCACCGGTGCACGTCAAGGGTGTGGGCAAGAAGCAAGCACGCGACCAAGCGCTCGCGCTGTTGGAACGGGTCGGTCTCGGCGACCGCTGCAACCACTACCCGGCGCAGTTGTCCGGCGGCCAGCAGCAACGAGTGGCCATCGCGCGAGCACTGGCGATGGAGCCCAAACTCATGCTCTTCGACGAGCCCACGTCGGCGCTCGACCCCGAACTCGTTGGTGAGGTGCTCGAGGTCATGCGTGAGCTCGCTGAAGGTGGCATGACGATGATCGTGGTCACCCACGAGATCGCCTTCGCCCGCGATGTCGCCGACCGCGTGGTCTTCATGGATGGCGGCGTCGTGGTGGAGCAGGGCCCCCCGCGCGAGGTCATCGCGCGTCCCCAGCACGAACGCACTCGCACCTTCTTGCGGCGCATCCTCGCCGAACAGCCTGAGGACGCCACTCCATCGCCGGACGCGCCCAACCTCACCAAGAGTTGA
- a CDS encoding FUSC family protein, with protein sequence MSWGLATVGASLSGLAQIKSAPGQWKVATRATAMTAITVGVVWLALGKELALLAITGSFIGNTASARPWRARLHILAWMDLAYIAGCAIAVVIGSNPVLLTLTLTAIAMTAVLGYNAVMADPPGPMFLIMGPAIASYLPTVGVDKWQVIAVCVLSCLTASIATLALHPRADSAEAQAVDAAREAVEELIEQAAQPDTTDLEIAHLRDTAYAQVLSASMTLEEAAGRNARASAWRSLLVDLRRLHFQVIGQVASRSLPGAVVEVDAAAQRRYLGAPPVKYLLRWALSPRSLPWLASRRIGMAIALTCAVSYGLDLRHPFWAVMTTALVMSLGTDRLSLTHRGLHRMIGTVAGTVAFVGLHHLDATLEVTIAICLALVFMVQWTAVRNYAIAAFFVTPMALLVTTSTAPGHAIGTVIKERILETLIGVAVSLVVMWVTDRRAPIALVRRQYRRVLRVTADLLDLIATDQEKSEAGYRVRRDLAYEQLQAGRILQIAQQDLPVTLSAWSRVEVTVNQLAYTALVACWIRNPKKYLDAAAMATCLRAVIRDLPPVGTSPIDGDELCDRVDEVLRTGSPKIVTPSVPQDAPAE encoded by the coding sequence ATGTCATGGGGTCTGGCTACGGTGGGCGCGAGCCTGTCCGGACTGGCGCAGATCAAGTCAGCCCCCGGTCAGTGGAAGGTCGCCACTCGCGCCACCGCGATGACCGCGATCACCGTCGGCGTGGTCTGGCTGGCGCTCGGTAAGGAACTAGCCTTGCTGGCGATCACCGGATCGTTCATCGGCAATACCGCAAGTGCCCGACCCTGGCGGGCTCGGCTGCACATCCTGGCGTGGATGGACCTCGCCTACATCGCCGGCTGTGCGATCGCCGTGGTCATTGGCAGCAATCCGGTGCTCCTCACGCTGACTCTCACCGCCATCGCGATGACCGCGGTGCTGGGTTACAACGCGGTGATGGCCGACCCACCGGGCCCGATGTTCCTCATCATGGGCCCCGCCATCGCGTCCTACCTACCGACCGTCGGGGTCGACAAGTGGCAGGTGATCGCGGTCTGCGTGCTCAGCTGCCTCACCGCATCGATCGCGACGCTGGCGTTGCATCCCCGGGCTGACTCCGCCGAAGCGCAGGCCGTGGACGCCGCCCGCGAAGCGGTCGAGGAGCTCATCGAGCAGGCCGCACAACCTGACACCACCGACCTGGAAATCGCTCATCTGCGCGACACTGCCTACGCGCAGGTGCTGAGCGCCAGCATGACCTTGGAGGAGGCAGCCGGCCGCAACGCCAGGGCGTCGGCATGGCGCTCGCTGTTGGTCGACCTGCGCAGACTGCACTTCCAGGTCATCGGCCAGGTGGCCTCCCGCTCGCTGCCCGGGGCCGTGGTGGAGGTCGACGCCGCCGCCCAGCGTCGCTACCTGGGAGCACCGCCGGTGAAGTACCTGTTGCGGTGGGCTCTCTCTCCTCGTTCGCTGCCCTGGCTCGCGTCCCGCCGGATCGGGATGGCGATCGCCTTGACCTGCGCGGTGTCGTACGGTCTCGACCTGCGCCACCCGTTCTGGGCGGTGATGACCACGGCCCTGGTGATGTCGCTGGGCACCGATCGGCTCTCACTCACCCACCGCGGTCTGCATCGAATGATCGGAACGGTGGCCGGCACCGTGGCATTCGTGGGTCTGCACCATCTCGACGCCACGCTCGAAGTGACCATTGCAATCTGCCTCGCGCTGGTCTTCATGGTGCAGTGGACCGCGGTGCGCAACTATGCGATCGCCGCCTTCTTTGTCACTCCGATGGCGCTGCTCGTGACCACGAGCACGGCGCCCGGCCACGCAATCGGGACGGTCATCAAGGAGCGGATCCTCGAGACCCTCATCGGAGTCGCGGTGAGCCTGGTGGTGATGTGGGTGACCGATCGCCGCGCACCGATTGCGTTGGTACGCAGGCAGTATCGCCGCGTCCTGCGGGTGACGGCTGACCTGCTCGATCTCATCGCCACCGATCAGGAGAAGTCAGAGGCCGGTTATCGGGTGCGCCGCGACCTGGCCTACGAACAACTGCAGGCCGGGCGCATCCTGCAGATCGCGCAGCAGGACCTCCCGGTCACTTTGTCCGCGTGGTCACGGGTCGAGGTCACCGTCAACCAGTTGGCGTACACGGCGTTGGTCGCGTGTTGGATCCGCAACCCGAAGAAGTATCTGGACGCGGCGGCCATGGCCACCTGTCTGCGCGCGGTGATCCGCGATCTGCCGCCGGTGGGCACCAGCCCGATCGATGGCGATGAGCTGTGCGACCGCGTCGATGAGGTGTTGCGCACCGGCTCCCCAAAGATCGTCACCCCGAGCGTGCCGCAGGACGCACCTGCCGAGTGA
- a CDS encoding 50S ribosomal protein bL37, producing the protein MSKRARKRRSRKGKGANHGKRPNA; encoded by the coding sequence ATGAGCAAGCGCGCCCGTAAGCGTCGCTCGCGCAAGGGCAAGGGTGCCAACCACGGCAAGCGTCCCAACGCCTGA
- the hisN gene encoding histidinol-phosphatase, whose translation MSYADDVRVAHVIADAVEPTTMGRFQADDLVVNTKPDLTPVSDADLAAEEIIRGQLKRARPRDAVQGEEHGLEGKGPRRWIVDPIDGTKNFVRGLPVWATLIALVDDGEPVVGLVAAPALGRRWWAGKDTGAWTGRNLQGARRISVSKVSKIEDASLSYANVRDWDAHGKREAMLQLMDDVWRSRAYGDFWSHVLVAEGAVDIAPEPELAVHDMAALVPIVTEAGGQFTGLDGTPGCWSGNGISTNGLLHDEVLRRLGR comes from the coding sequence ATGAGTTACGCCGATGACGTGCGCGTCGCCCATGTGATCGCCGATGCCGTCGAGCCGACGACGATGGGCCGCTTCCAGGCCGACGACCTCGTCGTCAACACCAAGCCCGATCTGACCCCCGTCAGCGATGCCGATCTGGCCGCCGAGGAGATCATTCGCGGGCAGCTGAAGCGCGCTCGCCCCCGCGATGCGGTGCAGGGAGAAGAGCACGGCCTGGAGGGCAAGGGCCCCCGCCGGTGGATCGTCGACCCGATCGACGGCACGAAGAACTTCGTCCGTGGCTTACCGGTGTGGGCCACTCTCATTGCGCTGGTGGACGACGGAGAGCCCGTCGTCGGGCTCGTGGCCGCACCCGCACTCGGACGTCGGTGGTGGGCCGGCAAGGACACCGGCGCCTGGACGGGTCGCAATCTGCAGGGCGCGCGTCGGATCTCGGTGTCGAAGGTATCGAAGATCGAGGATGCTTCGTTGTCCTATGCCAACGTGCGCGACTGGGACGCGCACGGCAAACGGGAAGCCATGCTGCAACTGATGGACGACGTCTGGCGCAGCCGGGCGTACGGCGATTTCTGGTCACATGTGCTGGTCGCCGAGGGCGCTGTCGACATCGCTCCGGAGCCGGAGTTGGCCGTCCACGACATGGCCGCACTCGTGCCGATCGTGACCGAGGCCGGCGGCCAGTTCACCGGACTGGACGGTACGCCGGGCTGCTGGAGCGGCAACGGCATTAGCACCAACGGGCTGCTGCACGACGAGGTGCTGCGCCGGTTGGGACGCTAG
- the rsrA gene encoding mycothiol system anti-sigma-R factor, with amino-acid sequence MIFDDAQGCDSYLEHLAEYLDGELTEQDCQVLKQHLSDCPPCLDEYQRDAIMKALVRRSCACEEAPTALRSRIMQSITVQVTTVEIHRLD; translated from the coding sequence ATGATCTTCGACGACGCCCAGGGTTGCGACAGCTACCTGGAACATCTCGCGGAGTACCTCGACGGAGAGCTGACCGAGCAGGACTGCCAGGTGCTCAAACAGCATCTGTCCGACTGCCCGCCGTGCCTGGACGAGTACCAGCGCGACGCGATCATGAAGGCCCTCGTCCGGCGGTCATGCGCATGTGAGGAAGCGCCAACCGCCTTGCGCAGCCGCATCATGCAGAGCATCACCGTGCAGGTGACGACCGTGGAGATTCACCGACTCGACTGA
- a CDS encoding sigma-70 family RNA polymerase sigma factor: MTQERSATSTVETDADDRSHETTAVSGGQVDVSAESQAERLARFERDAMPYLDQLYSAALRTTRNPADAEDLVQETFAKAYAAFHQYKPGTNLKAWLYRILTNTYINDYRKKQRQPQQSDAAEIEDYQLARAEAHTSSGLKSAEAEALDHLPDSDVKRALQEIPEDFRLAVYFADVEGFSYKEIAEIMDTPIGTVMSRLHRGRRMLREQLTDYARERGFIKGENA, encoded by the coding sequence ATGACTCAGGAACGTTCTGCCACCAGCACGGTCGAGACCGACGCCGACGACCGCAGCCACGAGACCACCGCCGTGTCCGGCGGTCAGGTCGACGTGTCTGCCGAGAGTCAAGCCGAACGCCTCGCCCGCTTCGAGCGCGACGCGATGCCCTACCTCGACCAGCTCTACAGCGCGGCCCTGCGCACCACCCGCAACCCGGCCGACGCCGAAGACCTCGTCCAGGAGACCTTCGCCAAGGCGTACGCCGCCTTCCACCAGTACAAGCCCGGCACCAACCTCAAGGCCTGGCTCTACCGCATCCTCACCAACACCTACATCAACGACTACCGCAAGAAGCAGCGGCAGCCGCAGCAGTCCGACGCCGCCGAGATCGAGGACTACCAGCTCGCCCGCGCGGAGGCGCACACCTCCTCCGGCCTGAAGTCTGCCGAGGCCGAAGCGCTCGATCACTTGCCTGATTCCGACGTGAAGCGGGCTCTGCAGGAGATCCCGGAGGACTTCCGCCTCGCGGTCTACTTCGCCGACGTCGAAGGCTTCTCCTACAAGGAGATCGCCGAGATCATGGACACCCCGATCGGCACCGTGATGTCACGACTGCACCGCGGTCGTCGGATGTTGCGTGAGCAGCTCACCGACTACGCGCGCGAGCGCGGATTCATCAAGGGTGAGAACGCATGA
- a CDS encoding alpha/beta family hydrolase produces MTFQIKEIDTPVGIARAHVETVPDARGSIVVSHGAGGGIEAPDLVRLRELTQDGWNYVRVEQPWRVAGRKVATPPKTLDAAWVPIIDALTSVSGALPGPLVVGGRSAGARVACRTAAQVGADAVLALSFPLSGAGKTDRARAPELRGALEAGLPVAVVQGGSDPFGRPADFVEEFADAGDLPTGLSIHECKGAHGFSKNPDDVLIAVREWLAVTFAE; encoded by the coding sequence ATGACGTTTCAGATCAAGGAGATCGACACGCCGGTCGGCATCGCGCGGGCGCACGTCGAGACCGTGCCTGACGCGCGCGGGAGCATCGTTGTGAGCCACGGAGCAGGCGGTGGCATCGAGGCCCCCGACCTCGTGCGACTGCGCGAACTCACCCAGGACGGCTGGAACTACGTCCGTGTCGAACAGCCGTGGCGCGTTGCCGGGCGCAAGGTGGCTACCCCGCCGAAAACGCTTGACGCGGCGTGGGTGCCGATCATCGACGCGTTGACCAGCGTCAGCGGCGCGCTGCCTGGTCCGCTGGTGGTCGGCGGCCGATCTGCGGGTGCACGGGTGGCATGCCGCACCGCCGCGCAGGTGGGTGCGGACGCCGTGCTTGCGCTCTCCTTCCCGCTGAGCGGGGCCGGGAAGACCGACCGGGCGCGTGCACCGGAACTGCGGGGAGCGCTCGAGGCCGGCCTGCCCGTTGCGGTCGTCCAGGGCGGTAGCGACCCGTTCGGCAGACCCGCGGACTTCGTCGAGGAGTTCGCCGACGCGGGCGATCTGCCCACCGGCCTGTCGATCCACGAGTGCAAGGGCGCCCACGGTTTCAGCAAGAATCCGGATGACGTCCTGATCGCCGTTCGGGAATGGTTGGCGGTCACGTTCGCGGAATGA
- a CDS encoding S24 family peptidase, with translation MSRLRHNYRIGLATVRGRSMFPTYRDGDRLLVLYGARPRAGRPHLVQPPPSATGARPLSIKRVEHRTDDGWWVLSDNPDEGTDSRIFGPIPYRDMVAKILVRIPRPIGRRRLRRE, from the coding sequence TTGAGCAGGCTGCGTCACAACTATCGGATCGGCCTCGCCACAGTGCGGGGCCGATCGATGTTTCCGACCTACCGGGACGGCGACCGATTGCTCGTGCTCTACGGCGCGCGACCTCGGGCAGGTCGTCCGCATCTGGTGCAGCCACCGCCATCCGCCACCGGTGCGCGACCGCTGTCGATCAAACGGGTGGAGCACCGCACCGATGACGGCTGGTGGGTGCTGAGCGACAACCCGGACGAAGGCACCGACTCGCGCATCTTCGGCCCCATCCCCTACCGCGACATGGTCGCAAAGATTCTGGTACGTATACCCCGACCCATCGGCCGACGGCGGCTGCGCAGAGAGTAA